Proteins from one Chaetodon auriga isolate fChaAug3 chromosome 19, fChaAug3.hap1, whole genome shotgun sequence genomic window:
- the atp8b5b gene encoding phospholipid-transporting ATPase ID, with the protein MGSVASYFRRLCGKEEKGEEERYLRANDRPFNLSYNYANNAIKTSKYNIFSFLPLNLFEQFRRLANAYFLFLMILQLIPQVSSLSWFTTAVPLILVLSITAVKDASDDINRHKSDNQVNNRKVEVLIEGQLKNEKWMNVQVGDIIKLESNQFVTADLLLLSSSEPLNLVYVETAELDGETNLKVKQALTVTGEMGDSIDALAGFNGEVRCEPPNNRLDKFKGTLTMNGQVYALDNDKVLLRGCTLRNTDWCFGLVIFGGPDTKLMQNSGKTTFKRTSIDHLMNVLVLCIFGFLATMCTVLAIGNAIWEVKEGSVFTAFLPREPGIDVSLSAFLSFWSYIIVLNTVVPISLYVSVEIIRLGNSFFIDWDRKMYYPKNDTPAQARTTTLNEELGQIKYIFSDKTGTLTQNIMTFNKCTINGKAYGELFDFAGQRVEITEKTERVDFSWNQLADPKFMFHDHSLVETVREENAEPQAFFRLLALCHTVMPEEKKEGELYYQAQSPDEGALVTAARNFGFVFRSRTPETITVMEMGKQVVYELLAVLDFNNVRKRMSVIVRNPEGKLTLYCKGADTIIFERLHSSCDKLMEVTTKHLNEYAGDGLRTLALAYKDLDEEFMVGWKQRHHEASTAMDGREERLDALYEEIEKDMLLLGATAVEDKLQDGVPQTIEQLAKADIKIWVLTGDKQETAENIGYSCNMLREEMKDIFVVAANTAEGVREELQNARRKMCPESAAEPSVKKARAGLFWLKKTETVQDEKVDGEYGLVINGHSLAFALEKDLELELLRTACMCQTVICCRVTPLQKAMVVQLVKKYKQAVTLAIGDGANDVSMIKAAHIGVGISGQEGMQAVLSSDYSFAQFRYLQRLLLVHGRWSYLRMCKFLQYFFYKNFTFTFVHFWYAFFCGFSAQTVYDEWFITLYNLVYTALPVLGMSLFDQDVNDRWSFQYPQLYTPGQLNLYFSKKAFVRCMMHSCYSSLVVFFIPWAAIHDTVRDDGKDIADYQSFALLAQTCLLVVVYIQLGLDTHYWTAVNQFFVWGSLAAYFAVTFTMYSNGMFLIFTSSFPFIGTARNSLNQPNVWLTIFLTSLLCILPVVAFRFILIQLRPTINDKVRHKVRKEALPAPAPRRPPPRRISTRRSGYAFSHSQGYGDLVMSRKFLRPLKSRPVLHIQKDSPLAQNQPQHYRTITEEPEGSQSP; encoded by the exons ATGGGGTCGGTAGCTTCATACTTTCGCCGGTTGTGtgggaaggaggaaaaaggag aggaggaaagataCTTACGAGCTAATGACAGACCTTTCAACCTGTCTTATAACTATGCT AACAATGCCATCAAGACCTCCAAATACAACATTTTCTCCTTCCTGCCACTTAACCTCTTTGAGCAGTTCCGGAGGCTCGCCAACGCgtacttcctcttcctcatgaTCCTTCAG CTAATCCCACaagtctcctctctctcctggttCACCACTGCTGTCCCTCTGATTTTGGTGCTGTCCATAACAGCAGTCAAGGATGCCAGCGATGACATA AACAGACACAAAAGCGACAATCAAGTGAATAACCGCAAGGTGGAAGTCCTCATCGAGGGACA actgaagaatgaaaaatggatgaacGTTCAAGTTGGAGACATAATCAAGCTGGAGAGTAACCAGTTTGTCACG GCGGACCTCCTGTTGCTGTCCAGCAGTGAGCCTCTCAATCTGGTCTACGTAGAAACGGCTGAATTAGATGG TGAAACCAATCTGAAGGTGAAACAGGCCCTGACTGTAACCGGAGAGATGGGAGACAGCATCGATGCACTGGCTGGCTTCAATG gtGAAGTGAGATGTGAGCCTCCTAACAACCGTCTGGACAAGTTCAAAGGAACCCTGACTATGAACGGACAAGTTTACGCTTTAGACAACGACAAGGTGCTGCTCAGAGGATGCACTCTGAGGAACACGGACTGGTGCTTCGGTCTGGTCATCTTCGGAG GTCCCGACACTAAGCTGATGCAGAACAGCGGAAAGACGACGTTCAAACGGACGAGCATCGATCACCTGATGAACGTCctggtgttgtgt ATCTTTGGTTTCCTGGCGACTATGTGCACCGTTCTGGCCATCGGCAATGCAATctgggaggtgaaggagggcTCGGTGTTCACAGCCTTCCTCCCTCGTGAACCGGGCATTGATGTTAGTCTCTCagccttcctctccttctggtCCTACATCATCGTCCTCAACACGGTGGTGCCCATTTCTCTCTACGTCAG CGTGGAGATCATCCGCCTGGGGAACAGCTTCTTCATAGACTGGGACCGGAAGATGTACTACCCCAAGAACGACACTCCTGCGCAGGCGAGGACCACCACGCTCAACGAGGAGCTGGGCCAGATCAAATACATCTTCAGCGACAAGACGGGCACCCTGACGCAGAACATCATGACTTTCAATAAGTGCACTATCAATGGGAAAGCTTACG GGGAGCTGTTTGACTTTGCTGGACAAAGGGTGGAAATaacagag aagacagagagagtggaCTTCTCCTGGAACCAGCTGGCGGATCCAAAGTTCATGTTTCATGACCACAGTCTGGTGGAGACGGTGAGAGAGGAAAACGCGGAACCTCAGGCCTTCTTCCGCCTGCTCGCTCTGTGCCACACCGTCATGcctgaggaaaagaaagagg GGGAGCTCTACTATCAGGCTCAGTCCCCGGATGAGGGCGCTCTGGTGACTGCAGCTAGAAACTTCGGGTTTGTGTTCCGCTCTCGCACACCAGAGACCATCACGGTCATGGAGATGGGCAAACAAGTCGTCTATGAACTTCTGGCTGTTTTGGACTTCAATAATGTGCGAAAGAGAATGTCAGTCATAG TGCGTAACCCCGAAGGCAAGCTGACTCTTTACTGCAAAGGAGCAGACACCATCATCTTTGAAAGACTCCACTCGTCCTGTGACAAACTGATGGAAGTTACCACCAAACACCTGAAT GAGTATGCAGGCGATGGCCTCCGTACACTGGCTCTGGCGTACAAGGACTTGGATGAGGAGTTTATGGTTGGATGGAAacagcgccaccatgaggccAGCACTGCCATGGATGGACGAGAGGAGAGACTTGATGCACTTTATGAAGAAATAGAGAAAGACATGCTG CTGTTGGGAGCGACAGCAGTGGAGGACAAGCTGCAGGACGGCGTGCCACAGACCATAGAGCAACTGGCTAAAGCTGACATCAAAATCTGGGTGTTGACTGGGGATAAACAGG AGACGGCGGAGAATATCGGCTACTCCTGCAACAtgctgagagaggagatgaaagacaTTTTCGTTGTGGCTGCCAACACGGCTGAAGGAGTCAGAGAGGAGCTACA gAATGCAAGAAGGAAAATGTGTCCTGAATCTGCGGCTGAGCCATCTGTGAAGAAGGCCCGTGCGGGCCTGTTTTGGCTTAAGAAGACTGAGACTGTGCAGGATGAGAAAGTGGATGGAGAATATGGCCTAGTTATAAATGGACACAGTCTG GCGTTTGCCCTGGAGAAGGACTtagagctggagctgctgaggacAGCGTGTATGTGTCAGACAGTGATTTGCTGCAGGGTCACCCCTCTGCAGAAGGCCATGGTTGTCCAGCTGGTCAAGAAATACAAGCAGGCCGTCACCCTTGCCATTGGGGACGGGGCCAACGATGTCAGCATGATCAAGG CTGCTCATATTGGTGTCGGCATCAGCGGTCAGGAGGGCATGCAGGCGGTTCTCTCCAGCGACTACTCCTTTGCCCAGTTCCGTTACCTGCAGCGCCTCCTGCTGGTGCACGGTCGCTGGTCCTACCTACGCATGTGCAAGTTCCTACAATATTTCTTTTACAAGAACTTCACCTTCACCTTTGTGCATTTCTGGTACGCCTTCTTCTGCGGCTTCTCTGCACAG ACTGTGTATGACGAGTGGTTCATCACCTTGTACAACCTGGTCTACACAGCTCTTCCTGTCCTCGGCATGAGCCTCTTCGACCAG GACGTGAATGACCGCTGGAGTTTCCAGTATCCTCAGCTCTATACTCCAGGCCAGCTGAAcctgtacttcagtaaaaaagCCTTTGTGCGCTGTATGATGCACAGCTGCTACAGCTCCCTCGTCGTCTTCTTCATCCCATGGGCTGCCATTCACGACACGGTCCGAGATGACGGCAAAGACATCGCTGACTATCAGTCCTTTGCTTTATTGGCACAGACCtgtctgctggtggtggtgtaCATACAG cTGGGTCTGGACACCCATTACTGGACAGCAGTCAACCAGTTTTTCGTATGGGGCAGCCTGGCCGCTTACTTTGCCGTCACGTTCACCATGTACAGCAACGGCATGTTTCTCATCTTCACCTCCTCGTTCCCCTTCATTG GTACTGCCAGGAACTCTCTGAACCAGCCTAATGTGTGGCTGACCATCTTCCTGACTTCCCTCCTCTGTATTCTGCCTGTGGTGGCTTTCCGCTTCATTCTCATTCAGCTTCGGCCCACCATCAATGACAAG GTGAGACATAAGGTGCGGAAAGAGGCTCTGCCAGCTCCTGCTCCTCGCCGCCCACCTCCCAGGCGCATCAGCACCCGTCGGTCTGGCTACGCCTTCTCACACTCCCAGGGCTACGGAGATCTGGTGATGTCTCGGAAGTTCCTAAGACCCCTGAAGAGTCGACCGGTCCTGCATATCCAAAAAGACTCCCCTCTGGCTCAGAATCAGCCACAGCACTACCGCACCATCACAGAGGAGCCGGAAGGGTCACAGAGCCCTTAG